The nucleotide sequence CTGAATGGCATTTTGTCAAAGGCGGCATTGAGCCGGCTGACGCTGATTTGAAGGCTTCCATTTGTAGAGAATTAGAAGAAGAAACCGGGTCAAACCAATTTCAGTTCATTCGGCAGTTTGAACAGAAAGTCTGTTTTGTATTCCCTCAGCATTTGCAAATAAAAACGGGTTTTAAACAGCAGGAAACCACGATGTTTCACTTTGAGTATAGAGGAGACTTGAACCTCCTCAAACCCATTGATCCAGAGATAAAAGCCGTTAAATTTGTAAGTAAAACAGAATTGATGAAAAGACTGCCGCACGCAGAAACCCGTACTTTTTTCACTCTTCACTTTTGAAAATTGTATTTAACGAACGCCACAGCGGGGGAGACCCATACATGAATCAATTGATCGAAGATATCTTAAAGTGGACTGGAAACTCGTATAAAAGAATCGTAATTGGCATTTCTGGCCACGGGGCTGCAGGTAAGACGACCTTTGCAGCCAAACTCTTGGATGCATTAAATAAAGAGGATGCCAATTATT is from Bacillus sp. FSL H8-0547 and encodes:
- a CDS encoding NUDIX domain-containing protein; its protein translation is MKEIIRMAVGAIVTYNDLFMFVHKTKINTMNECENIPAEWHFVKGGIEPADADLKASICRELEEETGSNQFQFIRQFEQKVCFVFPQHLQIKTGFKQQETTMFHFEYRGDLNLLKPIDPEIKAVKFVSKTELMKRLPHAETRTFFTLHF